One Clostridium novyi NT genomic window carries:
- a CDS encoding DUF1657 domain-containing protein, with the protein MTVINKLNQTMALLKSAESNFLTFSLDTQDPNAKQMYTQIADSLNQSINTFQSRINFVMSEEPSYQSSKPKTPVQDLENN; encoded by the coding sequence ATGACTGTAATAAATAAACTAAATCAAACTATGGCTCTTTTAAAAAGTGCAGAATCTAACTTCTTAACATTTTCATTAGATACTCAAGATCCAAACGCAAAGCAAATGTATACTCAAATAGCTGATAGTTTAAATCAATCAATAAACACATTTCAAAGTAGAATAAATTTTGTTATGAGTGAGGAACCTTCATATCAATCTTCAAAACCTAAAACCCCTGTGCAAGATTTAGAAAATAATTAA
- a CDS encoding helix-turn-helix domain-containing protein has translation MLNGRKIREFRLNLGYTAKDIESLTKNPKYETSISKSYLEELERGDKKNPSFRKVVVLASILRCKIDDLVVNSDI, from the coding sequence ATGTTAAATGGTAGAAAGATCAGAGAGTTTAGATTAAATTTAGGGTATACAGCTAAGGATATAGAAAGTCTTACGAAAAATCCTAAGTATGAAACTTCTATTTCAAAATCCTATTTAGAAGAATTGGAAAGAGGGGATAAGAAGAATCCAAGTTTTCGAAAAGTAGTTGTTCTAGCAAGTATTTTAAGGTGTAAAATAGATGATTTAGTAGTAAATTCGGATATATAA
- a CDS encoding DEAD/DEAH box helicase translates to MEKIKFENLPISDEIKSAIADMGFEEPSPIQEKAIPFILSGKDIIGQAQTGTGKTAAFGIPALDTIDLNNRNLQIMVLCPTRELAIQATQEITKLGKYKKGLNVLAIYGGQPIDRQIKALKRGVQIVIGTPGRVIDHINRKTLKTDNIKMVVLDEADEMLDMGFRDDIETIIQSVPENRQTILFSATMPKAIVELSKKYQTKAEFIKVVHRQLTVPNIEQRYIEVKENFKIEVLSRLIDMRNPKLSVIFCNTKKRVDEVVSELQSRGYFAEGLHGDMKQPQRDRVMSKFRNGTIEILVATDVAARGIDVDDVEAVFNYDLPQDEEYYVHRIGRTGRAGRSGIAFTFVAGKAMRKLRDIERYTKTKIKRAEIPSANDVEEFKANTFLEKVKNTIEDGHLGKYIDYIENLLDEDFATIDIASALLKMALGEEKKEEVIEIQEEIGETGAEPGMVRLFINIGRNHKIQARDVIGAIAGETGIPGKVIGKIDIYEKFTFVEVPRENAREVLGIMKNNTIKGKKINIEPANAR, encoded by the coding sequence ATGGAAAAAATTAAGTTTGAAAATTTACCAATATCAGATGAAATAAAAAGTGCAATTGCGGATATGGGATTTGAAGAACCTTCTCCAATTCAAGAAAAGGCAATTCCTTTTATATTAAGTGGAAAAGATATAATAGGGCAAGCACAAACAGGAACAGGAAAGACAGCAGCTTTTGGAATACCGGCTTTAGATACTATAGATCTTAATAATAGAAATTTACAAATCATGGTACTATGTCCTACAAGAGAATTAGCAATACAAGCAACTCAAGAAATTACAAAGCTTGGAAAATATAAAAAAGGATTAAATGTCCTTGCTATATATGGAGGGCAACCAATAGATCGTCAAATAAAAGCTCTAAAAAGAGGAGTTCAAATAGTAATAGGAACACCAGGACGAGTTATAGATCATATAAATCGTAAAACTCTAAAAACTGACAATATAAAAATGGTAGTTCTAGATGAAGCAGATGAAATGCTAGACATGGGATTTAGAGACGATATAGAAACAATAATCCAATCTGTACCAGAAAACAGACAAACTATACTATTCTCGGCTACAATGCCTAAGGCTATAGTTGAATTAAGTAAGAAATATCAAACTAAAGCTGAATTCATAAAAGTTGTTCATAGACAATTAACAGTCCCTAATATAGAACAAAGATATATAGAAGTTAAAGAAAACTTTAAAATCGAAGTATTATCAAGATTAATAGATATGAGAAATCCTAAATTATCAGTAATCTTCTGTAATACAAAGAAAAGAGTTGATGAAGTAGTATCTGAACTTCAATCAAGAGGATATTTTGCTGAAGGACTTCATGGTGATATGAAGCAACCTCAAAGAGACCGTGTAATGAGCAAGTTTAGAAATGGTACTATTGAAATCTTAGTTGCAACAGACGTAGCGGCAAGAGGTATAGATGTTGATGATGTAGAAGCAGTATTTAACTACGATTTACCTCAAGATGAAGAGTATTATGTTCACAGAATAGGAAGAACAGGAAGAGCGGGAAGGTCAGGAATAGCATTTACTTTTGTTGCAGGAAAAGCAATGCGTAAGCTAAGAGATATAGAAAGATACACGAAAACAAAAATTAAACGTGCGGAAATTCCATCAGCTAATGATGTAGAAGAATTTAAAGCTAATACTTTCTTAGAAAAAGTTAAAAATACTATAGAAGATGGACATTTAGGAAAATATATAGATTATATAGAAAACTTACTTGATGAAGATTTTGCTACTATAGATATAGCTTCAGCTTTACTTAAAATGGCTTTAGGTGAAGAAAAGAAAGAAGAGGTTATAGAAATTCAAGAAGAAATCGGAGAAACTGGTGCAGAACCTGGAATGGTTAGACTATTTATAAATATAGGACGTAATCATAAAATCCAAGCTAGAGACGTAATTGGTGCAATTGCTGGAGAAACTGGAATACCAGGAAAAGTAATAGGTAAAATCGATATATATGAGAAATTTACTTTTGTTGAAGTGCCAAGAGAAAATGCTAGAGAAGTATTAGGAATAATGAAGAATAATACAATAAAGGGCAAAAAGATAAATATAGAACCTGCTAACGCAAGATAG
- a CDS encoding HD-GYP domain-containing protein: MRKISISQIKDGQILAKPIYDASGRLLLSKGTKLKPGYKMRLTNIGLFSVFIDDEFSKDIQMDEIISEQTREETKAVLKSEFTKFISKQSYPSKEIYTVVNNIIDIILSREDVMVNICDIKSKDKYLYEHSINVCVLSLILGVYLKYPENRLKELAIGALLHDIGKLLTPKDIVERFRNGNLSKEEFEIFKSHTIDGYEIINQKEDISYISKAIILMHHEHFDVQDFL, encoded by the coding sequence ATGAGAAAAATATCTATTTCACAAATAAAAGATGGCCAAATACTAGCAAAACCAATTTATGATGCCTCTGGTAGATTACTACTTTCTAAAGGCACAAAATTAAAACCTGGATACAAAATGAGATTAACTAATATAGGATTATTTTCTGTTTTTATAGATGATGAATTTTCTAAAGATATTCAAATGGATGAAATTATTTCAGAACAAACTCGCGAAGAAACTAAGGCAGTTTTAAAAAGTGAATTTACTAAATTTATTTCTAAGCAAAGCTACCCATCAAAAGAAATTTATACTGTAGTTAATAATATAATTGATATTATATTATCTCGTGAGGACGTAATGGTTAATATTTGCGATATTAAATCTAAGGATAAATATCTTTATGAACATTCAATAAATGTATGCGTTTTATCTTTAATACTTGGGGTTTATCTAAAATACCCTGAAAATCGTCTTAAAGAACTGGCCATAGGAGCTTTATTACACGATATAGGTAAACTTTTAACTCCTAAAGATATAGTTGAAAGATTTAGAAATGGTAATTTATCAAAAGAAGAATTTGAAATTTTTAAAAGCCATACTATAGATGGATATGAAATTATAAATCAAAAAGAAGATATAAGTTACATATCAAAGGCAATTATACTTATGCACCATGAACATTTCGATGTACAGGATTTCCTTTAG
- a CDS encoding heme NO-binding domain-containing protein, producing the protein MKGTIVATWINTCRKIYDKNTVALAMQSVGWKENRIFSPIEDVDDRYVQDIMKYISESRNISINELWRAIGKDNIKTFFKDFPAFFEHENLYSFFRSMFDVHVEMVKKFKGAKPPIIDIKPISSKKAIFKYNSKREMYDYCLGLIDGSSEYFKENLEVKEISRSSGELVLEFTFENDIFYKRVYKFNKMLSFGFMKSIPAKVGVLTFIISLLVGIPMFGFTNILKELGIAVISSLASAFAISVLLRPVGLIKKEINNINKNNYTEDGQIVTGDVFEDIYELLKEHRKGVRADFVGFKGVTDEMGTFVRNINKISDSMMSTSEEISGVVEQVADAAISQAENTQDAATILNGNIEALKNIVNVENENKEQLEQAISKIDNSYNNVDNSSKNIIESLNKFKEVRNNGMELEDKAHSITDIVSIVSQISEQTNLLALNASIEAARAGEAGKGFSVVAEEVRKLAEQTQEAVEQINTNLGEFVEAIKNLVTKIDSQYSVLEKETGSLKEVRDISLDATNAIQTVSASMIKTIDELTSESQTIAEIYNNIESLSAIAEENSASSEEVSASVSNYTSEIKNLISSISEFKNLTEQFKDELRKYKI; encoded by the coding sequence ATGAAAGGTACTATTGTTGCGACTTGGATTAATACATGCCGAAAAATTTATGATAAAAATACAGTTGCACTTGCTATGCAATCAGTTGGGTGGAAAGAAAACAGAATATTTTCTCCCATAGAGGATGTTGATGATAGATATGTACAGGACATAATGAAGTACATATCTGAAAGTAGGAACATAAGCATAAATGAATTATGGAGAGCTATAGGAAAAGATAATATAAAAACCTTCTTTAAAGATTTTCCAGCTTTTTTTGAACATGAAAATCTATATTCATTTTTTAGATCTATGTTTGATGTTCACGTTGAAATGGTTAAAAAGTTTAAGGGCGCAAAGCCACCTATTATTGATATAAAGCCAATATCAAGTAAAAAAGCTATTTTTAAATACAATTCCAAAAGAGAAATGTATGATTATTGTTTAGGATTAATTGATGGAAGTTCGGAGTATTTTAAGGAAAATTTAGAGGTAAAAGAAATTAGTAGAAGTAGTGGTGAACTAGTATTAGAATTCACATTTGAAAATGATATTTTTTATAAAAGAGTTTATAAGTTTAATAAGATGCTATCTTTTGGATTTATGAAAAGTATACCTGCAAAAGTTGGTGTTTTAACATTTATAATATCCTTACTTGTTGGTATTCCTATGTTTGGGTTTACAAATATACTAAAAGAACTAGGTATAGCTGTTATATCATCTTTAGCATCAGCATTTGCTATATCTGTACTACTTAGGCCAGTAGGTTTAATTAAAAAAGAAATAAATAATATCAATAAAAATAATTATACTGAGGATGGACAGATTGTTACAGGGGATGTTTTTGAAGACATATATGAATTATTAAAAGAACATAGAAAAGGTGTACGAGCAGATTTTGTTGGCTTTAAGGGTGTTACAGATGAAATGGGTACATTTGTTAGAAATATAAATAAAATATCTGATTCCATGATGTCTACGTCTGAAGAGATATCAGGGGTAGTTGAGCAAGTTGCAGACGCTGCTATAAGCCAAGCTGAAAATACTCAAGATGCTGCTACTATTTTAAATGGAAATATAGAAGCTTTAAAAAATATTGTTAATGTTGAAAATGAAAATAAAGAACAGTTAGAACAGGCAATAAGCAAGATTGATAATAGTTATAATAATGTTGATAATTCAAGTAAAAATATAATAGAGTCACTTAATAAGTTTAAAGAAGTAAGAAATAATGGAATGGAACTTGAAGATAAAGCTCATAGCATAACTGACATTGTTTCAATTGTTTCTCAAATATCAGAACAGACAAATCTTTTAGCGCTAAATGCATCAATTGAAGCAGCAAGAGCAGGAGAAGCAGGAAAGGGATTTTCAGTTGTAGCTGAAGAGGTTAGAAAGCTTGCAGAACAAACACAAGAAGCTGTGGAGCAAATAAATACTAATCTTGGAGAGTTTGTAGAGGCTATTAAGAATTTAGTTACAAAAATAGACTCTCAATACTCAGTTTTGGAAAAGGAAACTGGAAGTCTTAAAGAAGTTAGGGATATAAGCTTAGATGCTACTAATGCAATACAAACTGTATCTGCATCTATGATAAAAACAATAGATGAATTAACTTCAGAATCACAAACTATAGCAGAGATATATAATAACATAGAATCTTTATCAGCAATTGCTGAGGAAAATTCAGCATCTTCAGAAGAAGTTAGTGCAAGTGTATCTAACTATACTAGTGAAATAAAGAACTTAATTAGTAGTATTTCAGAGTTTAAAAATCTAACAGAACAGTTTAAAGATGAATTAAGAAAATATAAGATATAA
- a CDS encoding radical SAM protein: protein MLENCNLCYRNCNVNRFNGDIGFCKSKDKVKLARVSLHAWEEPCISGSNGSGTVFFSNCNLKCVFCQNYAISTDGVGQEVSIERLSEIFLEQQQRGATNINLVTPTHFVPQIISALKIAKMRGLNIPIVYNTNSYENIETLKLLNGYVDIYLPDFKYFKDSYAIKYSNAPDYFKVASKAIMEMFKQVGTPEFDHKGIMKKGVIVRHLMIPSLLFDSKKIIDYLYKTYKDSIYISIMNQYTPTKNLAKYPEINRKVTKKHYDALINYCLNLGIKNAFIQDEGTASESFIPDFDLRGINKS, encoded by the coding sequence ATGTTAGAAAACTGTAATTTATGTTATAGAAATTGTAACGTAAATAGATTTAATGGAGATATCGGTTTTTGCAAATCAAAAGACAAAGTAAAACTTGCCAGAGTATCACTACACGCCTGGGAAGAGCCTTGTATTTCAGGAAGCAATGGCTCTGGCACAGTATTTTTTTCAAACTGTAATTTAAAATGTGTTTTCTGTCAAAACTACGCCATTAGCACAGATGGTGTTGGACAGGAAGTTTCCATTGAACGTTTAAGCGAAATATTTTTAGAACAACAACAAAGAGGTGCAACTAATATAAATTTAGTAACTCCAACACACTTTGTACCTCAAATAATATCTGCTCTTAAAATAGCCAAAATGAGGGGACTCAATATTCCCATTGTCTATAATACAAACAGTTATGAAAACATAGAAACACTAAAATTATTAAATGGCTATGTTGATATATATCTTCCAGATTTTAAATATTTTAAAGATTCCTATGCAATTAAATATTCTAATGCTCCCGATTATTTTAAGGTAGCATCCAAGGCCATAATGGAGATGTTTAAACAAGTTGGAACACCTGAATTTGATCATAAGGGAATTATGAAAAAAGGCGTTATTGTAAGGCACTTAATGATACCAAGTCTTTTATTTGATTCAAAAAAAATAATAGATTATCTATATAAAACATATAAAGATTCTATATACATAAGTATAATGAATCAATATACTCCAACCAAAAACCTTGCAAAATATCCTGAAATAAACAGAAAGGTTACTAAAAAACATTATGATGCTTTAATAAATTATTGTTTAAATCTAGGAATTAAAAATGCTTTTATACAAGATGAGGGAACAGCCTCTGAAAGTTTTATTCCAGATTTTGATTTAAGGGGAATAAATAAGTCCTAA
- a CDS encoding YkvI family membrane protein — translation MKKNLTLIFELTAVFIGTIVGAGLASGEEITLFFTRYGYKSFLGILICMFIYIFMGFNIIHIGGKYNLNSYSSFIKTVSPGIWGKITQLFTTICLITSSSIILAGSGSLIHQYFNVPKWVGISIMAVIALITLFRDTNGLIEINAFIVPCLIIVITTIFLLFLLLSKDTANVGYIKQIPSIKGSWFISCLLYGSFNSLSCSGVLVPLTSETKDKSSCRLGIFFGALGLTILACMINFMLLLNVPNIYKYDIPLLYVANRFGGLIQIFLLGIMWLEMFSTEVSDIYSLSKTLRDVFKIPYKKAIILILLIDIPISQFGFVNLISHVYPVFGFVSLIFLIQCIIFRIKDRH, via the coding sequence TTGAAAAAAAATTTAACGTTAATCTTTGAATTAACAGCAGTATTCATTGGAACCATTGTTGGTGCTGGACTAGCTTCTGGTGAAGAAATAACACTTTTTTTCACTAGGTATGGCTATAAAAGTTTTTTGGGCATTCTTATATGTATGTTTATCTATATATTTATGGGGTTTAACATAATACATATTGGCGGTAAATATAATTTAAATTCTTATAGCTCATTTATAAAAACTGTTAGTCCAGGAATATGGGGCAAAATAACCCAGCTATTCACCACCATTTGTTTAATTACTAGTTCTTCAATAATACTTGCTGGTAGCGGCTCTTTAATTCATCAATATTTTAATGTTCCAAAGTGGGTTGGAATATCTATAATGGCAGTAATCGCACTTATTACACTATTTCGTGATACCAACGGACTTATAGAAATAAATGCCTTTATAGTTCCTTGTCTTATAATTGTAATCACAACTATCTTTTTATTGTTTTTACTACTTTCTAAGGATACAGCTAATGTAGGTTATATTAAACAGATTCCTTCAATTAAGGGAAGCTGGTTTATTTCTTGTTTATTATATGGAAGCTTTAATTCCCTATCTTGTAGTGGAGTTTTAGTTCCATTAACTTCAGAAACAAAGGATAAATCATCCTGTAGACTTGGAATATTCTTTGGTGCTTTAGGTCTTACAATTCTTGCCTGTATGATAAATTTTATGCTACTTTTAAACGTGCCTAACATATATAAATACGATATTCCACTATTATATGTAGCCAATCGCTTCGGAGGACTTATACAAATATTTCTTCTCGGAATTATGTGGCTTGAAATGTTCTCAACTGAAGTGTCCGACATTTATAGTTTAAGTAAGACCCTTAGAGATGTATTTAAAATTCCATATAAAAAGGCTATAATACTTATATTGCTTATTGATATTCCAATTTCCCAATTTGGATTTGTAAATTTAATAAGCCATGTATATCCTGTATTTGGATTTGTAAGTTTAATTTTTCTAATACAGTGTATTATATTTAGGATTAAAGATAGACATTAG
- a CDS encoding TIGR01212 family radical SAM protein (This family includes YhcC from E. coli K-12, an uncharacterized radical SAM protein.) translates to MKEKWGDKRYHTLNYFLREKFGEKVFKISLDAGFSCPNRDGTISKGGCIYCSERGSGDFAGDRNFSISSQFDDIKEMMKNKWKKGKYIAYFQAYTNTYAPVEELRRKYEEAINEEGVVALAIATRPDCLSDEVVELISQFNDRVYTWVELGLQTSNECTAKLINRGYNLPIFEDALTRLREKNIDVVVHTIFGLPGEDREDMLNTIRYLRKKDIQGIKIHLLHLLKGTPMVKLYEQGKLKFLEQDEYIDIIVKAVSMLPQNIVIHRLTGDAPRNLIIGPMWSLKKWEVLNAIDAKFKNDNIYQGKEYI, encoded by the coding sequence ATGAAAGAAAAGTGGGGAGATAAAAGGTATCATACTTTAAATTATTTTCTAAGAGAAAAATTTGGAGAAAAGGTATTTAAAATATCACTAGATGCTGGTTTTTCATGTCCTAATAGGGATGGAACCATAAGCAAAGGTGGATGTATATATTGCAGTGAAAGAGGTTCGGGAGATTTTGCAGGTGATAGGAATTTTTCTATAAGTTCTCAATTTGATGATATAAAAGAAATGATGAAAAATAAGTGGAAAAAGGGAAAGTATATAGCTTATTTTCAGGCATATACAAATACATATGCTCCTGTAGAAGAACTAAGAAGAAAGTATGAAGAGGCTATAAATGAAGAGGGAGTAGTTGCTCTTGCCATAGCTACAAGGCCTGATTGTTTAAGTGATGAGGTTGTAGAATTAATAAGTCAGTTTAATGATAGAGTATACACATGGGTAGAGCTTGGACTTCAAACTAGTAATGAATGTACGGCAAAGCTTATAAATAGAGGATATAATCTTCCTATATTTGAGGATGCTTTAACTAGACTTAGAGAAAAAAACATAGATGTTGTAGTACATACCATATTTGGACTTCCAGGAGAAGATAGAGAAGATATGCTTAATACTATAAGATATTTAAGAAAAAAGGATATTCAAGGGATAAAAATACATCTTCTTCATTTACTTAAAGGAACTCCTATGGTTAAACTATATGAACAAGGGAAACTTAAATTTTTAGAACAAGATGAATATATAGATATTATAGTAAAGGCTGTTAGCATGTTACCTCAAAACATAGTTATACACAGATTAACTGGGGATGCACCTAGAAACTTAATAATAGGACCTATGTGGAGTTTGAAAAAGTGGGAAGTTTTAAATGCTATAGATGCCAAGTTTAAAAATGATAATATATATCAAGGAAAAGAATATATATAA
- a CDS encoding HAD family hydrolase: protein MLKDIKGAIFDMDGTLVDSMWVWTKIDRDFLEKRNIECPKDLKEQVQDLCFEEAALYFKNTFNLDESVEEICTEWNNMALDEYKHNVTLKPGTLKYLNLLKSMGIKIALATSNCELLLTTALKATGIYDYFDSITRTDEVSRGKNFPDVYLLAAKRLNVDPSKCIVFEDIFPAVVGAKAAGMKVIGIYDDFSSYQKDKIIDIADKYIYKYDDLMGDAI from the coding sequence ATGCTTAAAGATATAAAAGGCGCTATATTTGATATGGACGGCACTCTTGTTGATTCTATGTGGGTATGGACAAAAATAGATAGAGATTTTTTAGAAAAAAGAAATATAGAATGTCCAAAAGATTTAAAAGAACAAGTTCAAGATTTATGTTTTGAAGAAGCTGCTTTATACTTTAAAAATACATTTAATTTAGATGAGTCTGTTGAAGAAATTTGTACTGAGTGGAACAATATGGCTCTAGATGAATACAAACATAATGTTACTCTTAAACCAGGTACACTAAAGTACTTAAATTTACTTAAATCAATGGGAATTAAAATAGCCCTTGCAACTAGCAATTGTGAATTATTGCTTACAACAGCATTAAAAGCAACTGGTATCTATGATTATTTTGATTCTATTACAAGAACAGATGAAGTAAGTAGAGGAAAGAACTTTCCTGACGTGTATTTACTTGCAGCTAAACGTCTAAATGTTGACCCTTCTAAGTGTATTGTATTTGAAGATATATTCCCAGCTGTAGTTGGTGCTAAAGCTGCTGGAATGAAAGTGATTGGTATTTATGATGATTTTTCAAGTTATCAAAAGGATAAGATTATAGATATTGCTGATAAATATATATATAAATACGATGATCTTATGGGTGACGCAATATAA